One Nicotiana tabacum cultivar K326 chromosome 23, ASM71507v2, whole genome shotgun sequence genomic window, GTTTGGATTCTACTACAGCTCTGAGGATTCTAACTACAGTTAAGCGCCTAGCAAACGGTGGCAGAACTGTGATCACTACAATCCACCAGCCATCTAGTAGGCTTTACCATATGTTTGATAAGGTAGTCTTGCTTTCTGAGGGCTGCCCTATCTACTATGGTCCTGCATCTACTGCCTTGGAATACTTCTCCTCTGTTGGTTTTTCCACATCCATCACTATTAATCCTGCTGATCTCTTGCTCGATCTCGCCAATGGTAATTCAAACATTCTTACATCAATTCATAGTTTCATCATTTGATTTTTGATAAGCAATGGTAATTATTAGTATAACTTTATGTAAGTAGAGTAAAAAGAGAATCCCACTCTTAATTCTCCTTCATTTCCTTTTTGACCAAATACTTATACTGTATACAGAGGGAAGAGATTTCCAAAAGTTTTAAGGTTACGTTGAACATTGAGACATTTAAAAATCATGTATATGGTATCAAACATCTTTTTTTGAAATCTACCTTTAAATTTACAGGAATTGGACCTGATTCCAAGCATGCAATTGAGCAAGGTGACAACACTGAACAGGAGAAGAAATCTGTGAGAGAAGCTCTCATCTCTGCATATGACAAGGTCATTTCTACTAGGTTGAAAACTGAGCTATGCAGTTTAGACACCAATAATTACACTTACATAAAGGATGTTTCAACAAGTAAGTTTCCAATTCACAGTGAAGAAAGGGATTGTTTTAATTGATATCAAATACTTCATCTACCTCTAATTAGTGACTAATTACAGCTCTATCACCCTATACTCGTGCAGGAAATGGTGTGAAGTCAGAGCAATGGAGCACAAGTTGGGGCTATCAATTTAAGGTGCTGCTACTAAGGGGGCTAAGGGAGCGAAGATACGAGACTTTCAATAGGCTTAGAATCTTCCAAGTTATAAGTGTAGCATTTCTTGCAGGACTATTGTGGTGGCATACTCCAACATCTCACATTGAAGACAGAGTAAGAACTTATCGCTTCACCTGTGTTATCTTTAAGTAACACAATGTTCTCTTTGATTATTAAACCATTTCTGAGTTGCTACATTAATTTCATATCAGCAAAATGATATTGTTGTCATTTGACTTCCTGGTGCAGATTGCAATGTTATTTTTCTTCGCGGTATTCTGGGGCTTCTATCCACTCTACAATGCAGTTTTCACTTTTCCTCAAGAAAGAAGGATGCTGATCAAAGAGAGATCATCAGGAATGTACCGACTCTCATCATATTTTCTAGCCAAAACTGTAGGAGATCTTCCCATAGAACTAGCACTACCGACAGCGTTTACCTTTATCCTTTACTGGATGGGTGGACTCAAAGCTAACCCAGCCACCTTCATCTTATCTCTTGTAATAGTCCTTTACAGCGTACTCGTCTCTCAGAGTCTCGGTCTAGCTTATGGGGCCATGCTCATGGATGTGAAACAGGCGACTACCTTAGCATCCGTCACAACCTTAGTCTTCCTAATTGCTGGAGGATATTACATTCAGCAAATTCCCCCTTTCATAGTTTGGTTAAAATATCTGAGCTACAGCTACTATTGCTACAAGTTGCTACTAGGGGTACAGTACAACGACAACGACTACTACGAGTGTTCAAAAGGAGTCTATTGCCAGGTTGCAGATTTCCCAGCAATAAAATCAGTAGGTCTGAACAATATGTGGATGGATGTATTGATCATGGCTCTAATGTTAGTGGGATATCGGCTTCTTGCTTATCTAGCACTCAATCGTGTACGATGAAGACGTGCAGATCAAGAGCAAAGTGGAAGGTTTTTTTTAATTCCTCAACAACATAGTAATAATGTTAATTTGATTTAGATTATGATCCCATTGCCAAGTTTTGATCATATACACCAAGAATTCGAATGTTAGTACCACTCTGGCAATGTTTAATTACATAACTGACTTAGGAATATTTaaatgtttggaagaataaatcTGTAACACTTTGAACGGAATAAATATATCCTTTATTGTACAATGAAGCAAACAACAGATTCATTTTTAATCCCAGCAAAAAGAAAAAGCAACGCATAACAAGATTTAGAATCTGAGTGGGGTTTTCTCAAACAAGAAGAGTACAATAAATTAATGAGTTCTGCAAGTGCATTGACCATATAAAGACAGCACCTGTTTCGATCACTAAATTAGCTTTTTTTTCTCCTCAGTGCCTTTCCTTTATAATTATAACTTCTTGgtgatatatttttataatagCAATATAGAAAGTttgatttgttataaaataaaagcaacttagtaaaatatgaacaagacatgttgttatgaaataaaagcaatttagtaaaacataatggagatagagagaagaaagagattttcttcttcaattgtgtgtattttcctatctattacaaggcctttatataggcatgaaaagtgaagaaaaatatgtcattgaatatgtcattaagcatagaagaagatcatggaggaagagtagacatccaccataatttgatttttcttataacactcccccttggatgtccatagataatgtgcctcgttaaaaccttattagaaaaaaaaaaaaaacctatgggaaaaaaatcctagtgaaggaaaaagagtacacatgtttagaaatacgccttttggttgcctcgttaaaaatcttgcaaggaaaacccagtgggacaaagccttgtaagaaaaaaagagtacaacgcgtattaactccccctgatgagagcatcaattcacatccttgagccttcacatctcaatcttgtacactagtttcttgaaggttgacgtcggtagaaatttggtgaacaaatcagccatattatcacttgaacggatctgttgcacattgatatcaccattcttttgaagatcatgtgtgaaaaataaccttggtgaaatgtgctttatcctatccccttttatgaatcctcccttcaactgggctatgcatgttgcattgtcttcatacaaaattatgggtagtttgtcacacttcaaaccatatttgtctcgaataaggtgtattatagacctcaaccatacacattctcaacttgcttcatgaatagcaattatctcagcatgattagatgaagtagccacgattgattgcttagtcgatcgccaagatatggcagtgcctccatatgtaaacacatagcttgtttgagatcgaaccttttgtgggtcatataaatacccagcatcggcataaccaacaagatcaggactgcaatcattgccataaaataatcccataccggtagtcccttttagataccgcaatatgtgtttgattccattccaatgtctccttgtaggagcagagcaatatcttgttaagacattaactgaaaaagttatgtcagaccttttaatgttagaaagatacattagtgcaccaattgctcTAAGATATGGTACgtcgggaccaagaagctcttcattattttcatgaggtcggaatggatgtgctttatccatataaaatcgctttaacatcattttagtgtatgttgattgatggacaaaaattccatctttcatatactcaatttgtagaccaagacaaaattttgtctttctaaGATTTCATTACAAATTCTTTCTTTAGATAGTCTACTACTTTAGGaagctctactgctttaggaagctccctaggagttccaatgatatttaaatcatcaacatacatggtgattataataaatttagatccagatctttttataaagacacaaggacaaattgaatcattcttgtacccttctttcaacaggtactcattCAGGCGATTATACCATATGTGCCctaattgtttcaatccgtataaggatttttttgaagctttatttaataaattacttggaaaccttaatatgcttcagaacaatttaaatccttcaatgattttcattatacgcatatcacgtttttcttgtattgccagattaaaacctgaaatggcgaCATCCATCACAGGAGAACAtatctctatataatcaatgccaggatatttgcaaatcttcttgtgacacaagtcgtctttatgtctatcgacttgaccttctttttttttcgcacaagaacacatttatacctcatTATGCTCATTTTAGTGTCAGATAAGAAAGCTTATGCTggtgcttcgcagatgcgaagttgtGTCCGTATCTGCaaccccgcaggtgcgaaaatgatcCAAAAAAGCGGAAATGATAGCTGGAAATGCGCAGGTGCGGCCTTTTGGGCGCAAAAGCAGACATGCCTGTGTATAAAAAATCAGACTGCgttcttttggtattttgagcatatcttgagtactagagctccgattgaggtgatttttgcggggttcttctcatattttcatgGGGGTCAGTATCAAatcttaattttgtattttaatatgatTCCAGTAGTTCAATTTCGAAttaatccatattttgattggaGAATTAGGGGGTTTTATCAAAATCTTTTCTAAAGAGAATAATTGGGTGTTGAACATCGATTCACaattggaattggatgaaattagtgtggttggactcgtaattgaatgggtattcgaattttagaaattttttcGGGTTCCTAGGTGCGGGCCGGGGTTGAcgtttagttttcattaaagatcggagctttattatccagaattattttctatgatttttatttatgatattaagttattttggctagatttgagccgtccggagattGTTTCACATGAGAAGGTCAGTTTAGAGTACctgtttagcttctttgaggtaagtatcttgtttaactttgtgtgggggaactaccccttaggattcgagttgcttgtgctatttgtgtcatgtgaaagctgtgtacgcgaagtgacgagtacgtactcgagcTTATATATGGAAATTGATCGGTTTAGAATCTTACGCTTCTTTCATGTAttcatttggaattgttagcacatgttgtatcttatcacatgctttatttgaagttgtcgttacatgtcacattctttacttgtcgagtttgctcttatatgctttatatgaagttgttatcacttttatcattatgtgatttcttttattgtggagttattcttagttgaagttgttgtacATGATATCCCTTTTGTTGccgggttattctcatgcatttagacgcaGTACTAGTCcgtgccatctctttcattgttagcctgATTCACACTAGGAACCGAAGTTTTCCATTTCATGGGAATACTTTCACTATTGGGTTTATCCTTAAATAATTAATTGGAATTGAGGTTATCGAAAGTCATTAATCGATTTTATTTAAAGTTGTGTAAAAAGAGGGTGTcgttccttgttgagttactttcccattcctgttgttgttattgagattttatacacattgtgtatGAGTCGTGtactatttgttgtggaaatattgatattgttggatctttggaaaggttgtaGCCTATGGGCACTTGTGTTACGAGTTGATACGtagtgttgttgtgatgtt contains:
- the LOC107792269 gene encoding ABC transporter G family member 14-like; translated protein: MPLHCVAPKPENFGTELMAAPPNSSMPEMNSESFTQRALFPITLKFEEIVYKITSTKEKTILNGVTGIVCPGEMLAMLGPSGSGKTTLLTALGGRLSGKLSGKIAYNNQPFSGAIKRSTGFVAQDDILYPHLTVTETLLFTALLRLPQSLSKEEKEQHVEHVITELGLNKCRNSMIGGPLFRGISGGEKKRVSIGQEMLINPSLLLLDEPTSGLDSTTALRILTTVKRLANGGRTVITTIHQPSSRLYHMFDKVVLLSEGCPIYYGPASTALEYFSSVGFSTSITINPADLLLDLANGIGPDSKHAIEQGDNTEQEKKSVREALISAYDKVISTRLKTELCSLDTNNYTYIKDVSTRNGVKSEQWSTSWGYQFKVLLLRGLRERRYETFNRLRIFQVISVAFLAGLLWWHTPTSHIEDRIAMLFFFAVFWGFYPLYNAVFTFPQERRMLIKERSSGMYRLSSYFLAKTVGDLPIELALPTAFTFILYWMGGLKANPATFILSLVIVLYSVLVSQSLGLAYGAMLMDVKQATTLASVTTLVFLIAGGYYIQQIPPFIVWLKYLSYSYYCYKLLLGVQYNDNDYYECSKGVYCQVADFPAIKSVGLNNMWMDVLIMALMLVGYRLLAYLALNRVR